A genomic window from Bradyrhizobium lupini includes:
- a CDS encoding 2-dehydropantoate 2-reductase, with translation MMTDRPIVVAGAGAIGCFVGGTLAAAGRRVAFLVRPRVKAEIERFGLLLTDFDGSEKKLDPGQLALSEDPAILHSAGIVLVTVKSADTAAVAKQIAQHAPQDAVIVSLQNGVGNVAVLRDRLGDRRVLAGMVPFNVVGMGEGRFHRSTSGDIHVGQDDTNAAAALSVPGLTMRASRDITGVQWGKLIINLNNALSALSDMPLAAQLGNREWRRLFADQMAEGLAAMRAAGITPVSATPIPSSWTPALLRLPDPIFDLILGRTMKIDPEARSSMWQDLKQGRKTEIDYLQGAIIALAEQNSVDVPLSRRIVALINEAEAAGKGPPRLTPQQVRGAA, from the coding sequence ATGATGACGGATCGACCGATCGTGGTGGCCGGCGCGGGCGCCATCGGATGTTTTGTCGGCGGCACCCTGGCGGCTGCCGGTCGCCGCGTCGCGTTCCTGGTGCGACCGCGGGTGAAGGCCGAGATCGAGCGGTTCGGTCTGCTTCTGACCGATTTCGACGGCTCCGAGAAGAAGCTCGATCCGGGCCAACTCGCGCTATCGGAAGATCCCGCGATCTTGCACAGCGCCGGCATCGTGCTGGTCACGGTGAAGAGCGCCGACACGGCAGCTGTCGCCAAGCAGATCGCGCAGCATGCGCCGCAGGACGCTGTCATCGTCTCGCTGCAAAACGGCGTCGGCAACGTCGCGGTGCTGCGCGATCGCCTCGGCGATCGCCGCGTGCTCGCCGGCATGGTGCCTTTCAACGTGGTCGGGATGGGCGAGGGCCGCTTCCACCGCTCGACCTCTGGCGACATTCATGTTGGCCAAGATGACACGAACGCGGCCGCAGCTCTGTCGGTGCCGGGGCTCACGATGCGCGCGAGCCGCGACATCACCGGCGTGCAATGGGGCAAGCTGATCATCAATTTGAACAACGCGCTCAGCGCCTTGTCCGACATGCCCCTCGCTGCGCAATTGGGGAACCGCGAATGGCGAAGGTTGTTCGCCGATCAGATGGCGGAGGGGCTGGCTGCAATGAGGGCCGCCGGCATCACACCGGTCTCGGCGACGCCGATCCCGTCGTCCTGGACGCCCGCCTTGCTGAGACTGCCTGATCCGATTTTCGACCTGATCCTGGGAAGGACCATGAAGATCGATCCCGAGGCGCGTTCCTCGATGTGGCAGGATTTGAAGCAGGGCCGCAAGACCGAGATCGACTATCTCCAGGGCGCGATCATCGCCCTCGCCGAACAGAACAGTGTCGACGTGCCGCTGTCGCGCCGCATTGTTGCGCTGATCAACGAGGCTGAGGCCGCGGGCAAGGGTCCGCCGCGGCTGACGCCGCAGCAGGTTCGCGGCGCTGCATGA
- a CDS encoding AMP-binding protein, with protein MLLPLSDVPRWYAERKPQGTIAVRHGQDTLTWDALERGANRRARAFMAKGVKPGDFVAIGLPNCNAFFETSFAVWKCGATPTSLSWRLPRGEAAAVLDILKPALVVGGEADWNAPNRLPADFVPEGFSDEPLTAPVARYWKAMTSGGSTGRPKVILDHQPAVIDTVAAPPLNIPFGVSLLNPGPLYHNAPFIVSHYALFTGGQLTGLVKFDAEEALRQIARERVQWVNFVPTMMHRIWALPEHVRNAYDVSSLQTVFHMAAPMPPWLKENWIAWLGPERIWELYGGTERQGSCIISGKEWLTHQGSVGKIGETARLRIIGEDGNDVAPGETGEIYFLNNDGNDATYHYLGAEPKRRADGWESLGDIGRLDAEGYLYLGDRLADMVLRGGANIYPAEVEAAVSACPGVRSCVVVGLPDPELGQRVHAIIEPESDADGQAIADGMADFLKDRLSRYKHPESFEIVTVPPRDDSGKVRRTLLRDERAAWMKEGRAFRIWPAKARADAD; from the coding sequence ATGCTGCTGCCCCTGTCCGATGTGCCGCGCTGGTACGCCGAACGCAAACCGCAAGGCACGATCGCCGTCCGTCACGGGCAGGATACGCTGACATGGGACGCGCTCGAACGCGGCGCCAACCGGCGCGCGCGGGCGTTCATGGCCAAGGGTGTCAAGCCCGGCGACTTTGTCGCGATCGGTTTGCCCAACTGCAATGCGTTTTTCGAGACCTCGTTTGCAGTGTGGAAATGCGGAGCGACGCCGACCTCGTTGTCATGGCGGCTGCCGCGCGGCGAAGCCGCCGCGGTGCTCGACATCCTGAAGCCGGCGCTGGTGGTCGGCGGCGAAGCCGACTGGAACGCGCCGAACCGTCTGCCCGCGGATTTCGTGCCGGAAGGGTTTTCGGACGAGCCGCTCACCGCACCGGTGGCGCGCTATTGGAAAGCCATGACCAGCGGCGGATCGACCGGCCGCCCGAAGGTGATCCTCGATCACCAGCCGGCGGTGATCGACACGGTCGCCGCGCCGCCGCTCAACATCCCCTTCGGGGTCTCGTTGCTCAATCCCGGTCCGCTCTATCACAATGCGCCGTTCATCGTGTCGCACTACGCGCTGTTCACCGGCGGCCAGCTCACCGGCCTCGTCAAGTTCGACGCCGAGGAGGCGCTGCGGCAAATTGCGCGCGAGCGCGTGCAATGGGTCAATTTCGTGCCGACCATGATGCACCGGATCTGGGCGCTCCCGGAGCACGTGCGCAACGCCTACGATGTGTCGAGCCTGCAAACCGTCTTCCACATGGCCGCTCCGATGCCACCCTGGCTGAAGGAGAACTGGATCGCCTGGCTCGGGCCTGAGCGGATCTGGGAGCTCTATGGCGGCACCGAGCGACAGGGCTCCTGCATCATCTCCGGCAAGGAATGGCTGACGCACCAGGGCTCGGTCGGCAAGATCGGCGAGACGGCGCGCTTGCGCATCATCGGCGAGGACGGCAACGACGTTGCGCCGGGTGAGACCGGCGAGATTTACTTCCTCAACAATGACGGCAATGACGCCACCTATCACTATCTCGGCGCCGAGCCGAAGCGCCGCGCCGACGGCTGGGAATCGCTGGGCGATATCGGCAGGCTGGATGCGGAAGGCTACCTTTATCTCGGTGACCGCCTCGCCGACATGGTGCTGCGCGGCGGCGCCAACATCTATCCCGCCGAGGTCGAAGCTGCCGTCTCCGCCTGTCCGGGCGTGCGCTCCTGCGTGGTGGTGGGATTGCCCGACCCGGAATTGGGCCAGCGCGTGCACGCCATCATCGAGCCGGAGAGCGATGCGGACGGCCAAGCCATCGCCGACGGAATGGCGGATTTCCTCAAAGACAGGCTCAGCCGCTACAAGCACCCGGAGAGCTTCGAGATCGTCACCGTCCCACCACGCGACGATTCCGGTAAAGTTCGCCGCACGCTGTTGCGCGACGAGCGCGCGGCGTGGATGAAGGAGGGGCGCGCGTTCCGGATTTGGCCGGCGAAGGCGCGGGCGGACGCCGATTAA